A stretch of DNA from Rheinheimera sp. MMS21-TC3:
CAAGCACATAGCCAAGCAAATGCTAATGTGGCATTAGCTCAAGATACTGGAGCGCGTTTTCAGCAATTGGCAACGGCGGTAGAGCATATCAGTGTCTCAAATAGGCAAATTTATGCTGCTGCAGCGGAACAACAGCAAGTAGCTGAAAATATTAATCAGTCTATACAGCAGTTAAATGAAGAAGTTGCTCAGTTAAATCAAGGCGCTTCTTGTTCAGCTAAAGCGAGTGAACAATTAAGCGCCGTTGCTGTTCAGTTAGATGACGACTGTAAGGTATTTACTACTCGCTAGGGCCTAAAGTATTAGGCTAAACACCGTTTTAATTTAGGCCCTAGCGCAGAAGCAGACTGATTATTAGGGTGAATCTTCCCTTGCAGCTTAGGCCTCTTTATTGGCAAAAAGAGGCTGTTGTTTTAGCGCGCTTTCAAGGTTTTTCTCTTGCTGAGATGGCTGCATTAGCTTGCTGGTGATCACGCCTGATGTCATCGCACCTGATACGTTTAATGCGGTTCTGGCCATATCTATAAGTGGCTCTATCGATATTAACAAGGCCACTATTTCTATGGGTAGGCCCATTGTAGGCAGCACCACTAAAGCGGCAAAAGTAGCACCACCACCGACACCGGCAATACCAAAAGAGCTAATAACCACAATGCCAACTAAAGAGGCAATAAACTCGAATGTCATAGGGTCAATACCCACGCTAGGCGCCACCATCATAGCTAGCATAGCGGGGTAAATGCCGGCACAGCCGTTTTGGCCAATAGTGGCACCAAATGACGCCGATAAATTCGCAATAGCAGAAGGCACCTTTAGCTGATTAACTTGCACATTTATATTAAGCGGTATAGTGGCGGCTGAACTGCGCGAGCTAAAGGCAAAGGTTAATACTGGCCAAATCTTTTTAAAATAAGCTGTTGGGCTAACACCGGCTAAGCTTAGCAAGGCACCATGAACAATAAACATTAAGAATATCGCCACATAAGAGGCAACAATAAAGGCAAGTAAATTAACAATATCACTGCCGCTCGATTGCGCTATAACGTTTGCCATTAAGCCGGCAACGCCATAAGGCGTTAATGCAATAACCATTTTAACTAAACTCATTACAATGGCTTGTAAGGCATTAACACCATTGCGGATAGGTTCTGCTAGTTCAGCTTGTTCTAGCATTACCTTACGGGCGGCAATACCCACTAGCACACCAAAAATAACCACCGCTATAATTGAGCTAGAGCGCAGATTGCTTAAATCAGCAAAAGGGTTTTGCGGAATAAAACTTAGCAACATCTGAGGTACAGATAAGTCAGCCACGTTTGCGGCTTTATTTTGTAAAGTGCTTATTTGCGCGGCTTCACGAGTTCCTGCGATTAAGCCGTTAATATTTAAGTCAAAGCCATAAGTTACGGCAATAGCCACTAACGCTGAAAGGGCAGTGGTGAAAAGCAAAATAGAAATGCTGATAAAGGAAATTTTGCCTAACGAGCCTTGCTGCTCTAGCTTGACTACAGCGGCAATCATGAAAATAAACACCAACGGCATTATTAGCATTTTTAATAGGCCAACATAGCCTTTGCCTACTAGGGCAACCCAGCTTAAAACTTGGTTAATTACTTGCGGTTGCTCGGCAAATAAAAACTGTAGCAGCAAGCCAAAGGCGCTGCCTAGCACTAAACCCAAAAGCACTCGTTTAGATAAGGTGTTTTTCTGTTTCGAGTGTTGTTTGGAAAATAAATAAATCGCGAACAATAAGCCAACAAAAATTGCTAACATAAAATATGCAGCAACTGACGCTGTAACTGGCATAGTATCCTCATCAAAATAACTAGGTAGCAGGATACTCTAGCGCTTAGCGAAAATTTAAGACAATACGCTTTAGCTATGACTTAGATGAAATAGTTATGCTTATATAAAAGTTATCCATTTTATGGATAGTTGCTGTGTTATCACCTAGTACAGCAAGTTAACTGTGCTCGCGATAAAGTTTACTTACTTGATCGGACTCTGCAAAATCAATGCATTTCATTAGGTTGTTCTGTATTCCTGAGTGTGAGGCATAGTCTTTCTTTAGCCATAGCTGCATCGGAGCAATTAATGCTTCATATGCTTCTAGCGGCATTGCACCAAACTCACGGTAGCCATTTAAAGCAGTTACAGCCTGTTGATAGATGGCACCTTGTGTAAAAGCTGTGGCTACACAACTAGTCAGTGCATAGTGTTGATACAGCTTTAAATCATTCTTGTGCTTGAACGCCATATCAGCTTGAGCAGAACAAGCAGCCAAACTATAAACTGATATTGCTAATGTTATTATTTGCTTCATCTAATTTCCTTTTAGGCTAAATTTTTTATCTAATAATAGCGAGGTTAATCGTTTTAAGCCCTTGCCTTTATTGGTTAGTTTCCAAGCGAGATATAGATCTTCCGTTGGTCTTGGCTCAGTGAGTTCTATTATCACCAGCTCGCCCGAGCTTAGCTGATTTTGAATTAAATACTTTGGTAGATAGCCAATACCAATACCGGCGCTAATAGCGGCAACTTTCTGGCTGACAGAGCTAACAAAAAAATGCTGGCTGCCTTCGATAATATTAGCTGACCAGGGAATTTCATTTTTTGCAGAGTCATGCACTATGATGCTTCTATAGCAGCTTAACTCGCTTGGCTGCATAGTTTTGTTGATGCTAGCCAGTGGGTGCGATTTATGGGCAACTAAAACACTAGCAAGCTCGGTTAATTTAACGGCCCTTATGCCTTTTTGGTTAGGCACAGGCCCAGGGGCGCCGATAACTAAATCTACCTTATCTTCTATTAACACCTCCCAAGTTCCACTCATTACTTGTTCTTGAATATCTATTTCTACGTTTTGATGCTCAGTTAAAAACTGGTTTATCTGTTGCAACACCGGCTGTATATCAATTATGGCATCGCAGGCAATGCGAATTCGTGGCTCCCAACCATTAGCAATGGTCTGGGTTTGTTCAGACAGGGCGTTAATGGCATACAGAATTTTTCGGCCTTCGGCCAATAAATGTTTGCCAGCAGGGGTGAGCACGGCACGGCGACCTTGGCGTTGAAATAAGGTGACTTGCAGCTGCTCTTCTAACTTTTGCACCACATAAGATAGCGCTGACGGCACTTTATTTAATTGCTCTGCGGCTGCAGCGTAACTACCACGATACTCAATAGCGTCTAAAATCACTAAGGCTTCTATACTAATAAGGTTTTGAGTCATTACTGATCACCTAAAACAACTGTTCAAATTATTTGAACAAATTACGCAAATTTTAGGGGTTATTCAATAGCTAAGTAATGCTTACAATGGCTACATACTTAATTAATCACAAACTAAGGTGAACAAAATGACTATGAAGAACATTATCAATACAATCACAAAAACTGAACAGTCTGTAGCAGCCTTACCATTACGACTTGTTGCAGGTATTTTATTCGTTGCCCATGGTGCCCAAAAACTCTTTGCTTGGTTTGGTGGCTATGGTCTTGAAGGTACTGGCCAATGGATGGAATCAATAGGCTTAGCGCCAGGTTTTTTAATGGCATTAATGGCAGGTAGTGCAGAGTTTTTTGGTGGCTTACTATTAATTATTGGTTTTTTAACTAGACCAACCAGTTTTGTGCTAGCCATTACCATGATTGTTGCTATCTTTACGGTGCATATTAATAATGGCTTATTTATGAGCAACAACGGTTATGAGTTTGGTTTATCACTATTAGCTATTACTGTTGCTTTATTAGTGCAAGGTGGTGGTAAATTCTCTGTAGATAACCAAATTCAGCATGCTTTAAATACAAGTAAATAATTCACGTCTAACTTATTAAAGGACCATCAATGAATGGCCCTTTTTCTATGCTAAGGAGGCTGTAATGGGCTTAATAGTAAACGGTAAATGGGTTAACGAATGGTACGACACCAAAAAGAGCGACGGTAAGTTTGTACGCCAAGCTAGTGTATTTAAAAATCAAATTTCAGCAGAGGCTAATAGCAAGTTTACGCCAGAAGCGGGGCGTTACCATCTGTATATATCTTTAGCTTGTCCTTGGGCGCATCGTACTATGATATTTCGCAAGCTAAAGCAACTTGAAGACGTCATTTCTTATAGTGTAGTAAAGCCAGAGATGTTAGATAAGGGCTGGGAGTTTGGCGCTGATGGCGATCCTCTCTACCATTTAGATTATGCTTATCAATTGTATTTAAAAGCCGACCCTAGCTACGAGGGGCGAGTGACAGTGCCTATTTTGTGGGATAAAAAAACACAAACTATCGTGAATAACGAATCTGTTGATATTATTCGCATGTTTAATAGCGCCTTTAATGAATTAACCGGCAATAACGACGATTATTATCCAGCTGCACTGCAAGCTGAAATTGACCAGGTGAATGCACGTATTTACGATACGGTAAATAATGGCGTATATAAAGCCGGTTTCGCCACCTTACAAAGTGCCTATAATGAAGCCTACCTAGCCTTGTTCGATAGCTTAGATTGGTTAGAGCAGCGCTTATCTAAGCAACGTTATTTAGTTGGTGAGCAAATTACAGAAGCCGATTGGCGCTTATTTACCACTCTTATTCGCTTCGATGCTGTTTATCATGGTCATTTTAAATGTAATAGACAAAAACTTAGCGAGTTTCATAACCTAAGAAACTATGTAAACGAGCTATACCAAGTGCCTGGCATTAAAGAAACCGTGGATTTGGAATACACAAAAATTCATTACTACGCCAGCCATACCAGCATTAACCCAACCCAAATAGTGCCCCTAGGCTGTGATCAGCACTTCGACGCCCCACACGATCGTGATCGGCAATATAATTAAAAGAGTTTAGCGGTAACCAAAGCCTCGGAATGGGGCTTTTTAATCAGGGTTATGGCTAATAATGCAGGTGTGGGAGTCATTATTAAAAGCTATTTCAATAACTATTCAAAAGCTAAATAGAAAAAAGAAAAATATCAGCGCATGAAATTAGTAAGTATTGTTCAAGTCTAAGTATATAACCGTTTTGCAATCAGAGGCCGATGGCTAGTTACAAAGCTAGTTATCGGGGAATATATGGGGCAATTACTAGGTTTTAAGCTGTTAAGCAAAATCTGGAAAATCCAATTTAGCAATTTAGGTTAACATAGAACTCTGAGCGCCCTCTGGGATTCAGCTTTAGTGATTGTATTAAAAATACTTTCAGCTACAGCTTCAATCACTTTTACGCATACTGAATTCCCAAATTGCTTGTAAATTTGCCCCTGAGAAACAGCATCAACTATAAATTGCTCTGGAAATCCTTGAAGCCTTGCGCACTCTCTTGGTGTAAGTTTTCTTGGATTTTTATTTAAGTTAGATTGATCAATAAGAATTTCAGAACCATCTTTGTAATATCGAGCACTAATAGTATTTGTATATTCGCTATCTGCGTTAAATAGAGAGTAACCAAAGCCATTCCCTTTGTTCTGGTGCTCTAATTTTCGTTTTTGGTGACCTTCCCATAATTTATCTGAAATAGTAAATTTATCTTCTTCTGCTGGAATACTTGATAAATCTTCTAAAATATCTGCAACTTTAGTAGGTGACATTGGTGGAATAGGCCAATCATACAAATCTTCGAAATTAACTTTTGGGCCAAAGTAGTCTTTATCAAAACCCACAATAAACACTCTTTCTCTATTTTGCGGAACCCCAAAATCACCGGCTCTTAAGACGCGTACATCAACCCAATAATTTAATTTCTGTTCAAGTGCTGCACGTGACTTGTCATTCATAGGAATATCTTGAGGGATTTCTTGCTTATGCTCACCGCGCAAGATTTCCAGAATTGTTTTTAATGTGCGGCCTTTATCGTGGCCTTGTAGCTGCTTTACGTTTTCTAACAGAAAAGCTTTAGGACGTTTTTTTGTTAAAATTCTTTGGATTTCAAAAAACATTGTACCACGGGTGTCACTAAACCCCTGCTTTAATCCTGCTTGTGAAAATGCTTGGCATGGAAATCCAGCTAACAAAATATCGTGGTCAGGTATATTCAATTCATCAATTTTTGTAATATCGCCACTAGGCATTTCTCCAAAATTCGCTAAGTAAGTTTTTTGTGCAAACTTATCTATTTCAGAAGTAAAAACACATTTCCCACCAAGTTGTTGGAACGGTAGCCTTATGCCACCTACTCCAGCAAATAGGTCAATAAACTTAAACTTAGGCTGGATAGATTCATCATAAGCGAATGGTGCTTTTTTTCGATATGATTCTAGTGTGGCTTCCAGTTCTTCGAGCGCTTTCAGTTTAGATCTAGTTGGCTTTTTTTCACCGTCCTCCCAAGCAGTTATCGTGTCAACGGCAGCGCCATTCAAATTTATTAGATGCCCTAATTCAGCTTTATCTAAATTAAGTTTAGTTCTCACTGATTTTATGAAATCAGCAATTGAATCTATTTTTAAATTTTGTTGCACAATTCTTACCTAAGAATATAGTTTATTGCTGTATTTATACACAGTACTCTTAAGTAATTCAACTATAAATAGTAATTATGTATTGTTAAATTGCCCTAGGTAGAGATACCCTATTGATTAGTTTGGATATTTAAATAGGGAAAGTTTTATGGATGTAAATAAAAAAACTATTATAGAACGTTTTCGGGCTAACGTTAAAGGAAGAAAAAACGGAGCTGGGGGGAATGTTAGGCATGACGGTAGAGATGGCTATTGGTTAGAGCAGCAGATGGGAATACTTAATAACGGTAACAATGCCCCAGACTTGTTAGGTTACGAAATGAAAAACGTTACAACTTCTGGTAAGACAACTTTCGGCGATTGGTCACCCGATAAATCTTTGTGGGGACGGCAGAGAGTGGATCCAAGTATTCCAAAGTTAGACAAAGATAGTGAATTTCTTGAATGGTTTGGAACACCAAATCCAGCCAAGAATAATAGAAAGTCTTGGTCAGGTGCAGTGGTACCTAAAATTGGCGCTTTTAATCAATATGGCCAAAGGTTAGAAATAACAGCTAACGAAGATATTCAAGCTGTTTATTCTTTTCAACATGATCAAAGGCATGATAAAAATCAGCTAATACCACATTACCTTCAGAAAAGAGTTGTGTTAGGGCAGTGGTCTAAAAATGTTATTAAAAATAAGTTAGAGCGTAAATTTAATAATAAAGGTTGGTTTAAATGCTTAAAAGATTGCAATGGGTATTACAATGAAATAGTTTTTGGAGCACCAATTAATTATTCAACATGGCTTCCTTTGGTTAGAACTGGTGTAGTTTATTTTGACTGTGGTATGTATCAGACTAACCCGCGACCTTATTCTCAATGGCGTGCTAATAACATTTATTGGGATTCGTTAATTATAGATAGGTATTAATAAGTTAAATTGTGGCTAGTGGGCTTATTTCAAAAGTCCACTACTCTCTATTTATAGTTAAATAAGCTATCAGATAGCTTATGTTCCCCTTATCTGCATCAAACTGAGTGTCGATCATATAATAATTGGTATAACCAGCCTCTGGCTGGTAATATCCAGGTTCTGCTTTGCAGAGCCAAGCACTTTCTTCAGCCAGCCCTTTGTCAGAGTGCTTGAGGCACCAAGTAAATCAGAAATCAGCTTCTTCATATTGGCATTGCACTTCGTGCCAGCTTCAATCATATCTTCAACAACTGCAACTGTCTTTTCATTGAAGCCGCTTTTATAGGCTTTTATAGAGCTGTCTTCACCAATCATCGCGATGATGACTTCGTACAGCCGATCCTTTTCGTTAGTTTTTAGCATTTAATCCTCCTTTAATTAAACCAGTGAATTCCTTTTTGCTCATACCCATTGCATGAACAGTTAAAATAAAATCGGTGTTGGTGGGTTTAACCACAAAAGCCAAGCAGTTTGTTTCTTTGCATAAGCTGTATAGTTTCCCGCTATTGACGTCGTGTATTTCCAATGCTGAGAGGTCATAGCTGTAATTCACCTCCTCGCTACTATTCTCGAATAGCTTTGCAGTTTCGGGGGGGCAAGTTTGTCAGTGGGGTGCGTTTTAACAAGTAATCAGGATACTGCTGGATATTTAAACTCTGTGGCAGATTCTCTGAATCAACAGACAGCAACCTACCTGATATCAGTTGATTATTAGCAGTTTTTACGGATAACTCGTCGCTTGAGAACATCGTTGCTCCATCCATCAGCGACTGCCGTAGAGTGAGTTTAAAATCCGCGCCAAATGATAAAGTGGTATCAGCATTTGCTGAGCAAGCGCTCAATAGCACCGCCAGTATCCCTGTGATATATGTTTTCATAATGCATCCTTATCTGAATGCCTTATGATGCATTACAGTAAATTAAATGTAAACTTAATTCTGGCTTTTTTGGCTTGTTAGAAAACGAATGTCATTTTCGCCAGATTAGCCAGGATGAAACGCCTATAAACACAACAAAGGCAATACCAAACCAGGTGAAGTGCTGATGAAAGTCTTTATCAACAGTCACTGTGTTTTGTTTTGCTTCGTTAGACGGGTTAGAGGGGCGGTAGTATACACAGGCATTGTTTCATAGTGGGGCTGCTGTTGAATATCAATTGGGGTCATGAATATCAATTGGGGTCAGGTCCTGAGGGATCCCCACGAATTTAGCTCCAACACAATCCATACTCTGCGGTTTTCTGCCTGAAGTAAAGAACGCCGGATAGCCAATGTTTCAAGGTTATTGTCAACAACAATCCAATAGTGATCCACCCCAACAATTTAAAAGTGATCCACTACTCCTTGGGTTTATCCATTAATCCGGCTTGTTTCTTTTCCTTAATTCGGTAACTATCTCCTTTAATTTGTAAGATATGAGAGTGATGTAAAACTCTGTCTAACATGGCTGATGTAAGCGCAGTGTCATTTGCAAACACTTGTCCCCACTGACCAAAGGGTAAGTTGCTTGTTAATATTACTGAGCCTTTTTCATAGCGTTTTGCTATCACATCAAACAGCAATTTAGCTTCATGTGCATTGAACGGCAGATAACCGATTTCATCGATAATAAGCAATCTTGGCGCAATGACTGAGCGCTGCATAACCTGCTTATAGTTTTCTTGCCGCTGTGCTGTGGCAAGTTGCAGGATTAAATCTGATGCACTGATAAAGCGGGTTTTGATACCAGCTTGTACGGCTTTATAACCCAAGGCAATGGCGATATGCGTTTTGCCAACGCCTGATGGCCCCAGCATGACAACGTTCTCTTGTCGTTCAATAAAGGACAGCGAGGCTAATTCTGTTACCTGTTTTTTAGGTACACCGGTGGCGAAGCTAAAATCAAAGCCCTCTAATGTTTTGTTTCCAGGAAAACCGGCCATTCGAGTAAACATATGTTGTTTGCGTTGATGGCGTGAGCGCTTTTCACATAAAAGCGCTTGCTCTAAAAAGCTCAGATAATCCCACTCTTCTTTGGCGGCTTGCTGAGCTAAATCACAGGCATTAGTATCAATGCCGGCGAGTTGTAACTCTGCACTAAGCGCACTAATTCGCGATAATTGTAGGTTCATATGGCCTCCATCAGCTGGTCATAAACACTAAGGTCATGATGTAGTGGTTGCTGATTAAATACCCTTAGTGATGGCAAGGGGACGCTCGTATCCAGTGAAGCAACAAGGGGTAATATTAACGGCGGTAACGCCTGTAATACCTTGCGCTCTTCAATGAGCCGCTCAGCAGGTTTTTGTTTAGTGGTGTCATGAATACGCTGATGCGCCACCGTTTCAAGCCATATCACAACCTCTTCATTCGCACTCTGCACATCTAATGTTTGCCCTAATGCCATTAACTTTGTATTGAACGGCCTAAAAAAGTTATCACGGACATAACGTACCATTCGTTCAACTTTGCCCTTGGTTTGTGGTCGGTAGGTATGGCACAGTTTGGGAATAAACCCCATGCTTTTAGCAAACTGATAAAATGCCTGATTAAGCTTGTGCTGGCCTTCTCCATAGGCATTGCGCTCAACGACAACCGTTTTCATATTGTCGTACCATACTTCGCGGGGAATACCTTGGAAGTAGTCAAATGTTAAGCGATGACAATGTTCAAGTGTGTCGTAGCGCATGTTATCGGTGAAGACCACCATCATCGCACGACTAAAGCCTAAAACGGCGATAAACGCATGAATGGGCTGCTTGCCACCTCGCATTTGCCCCCAGTCTACCTGCATTTGTTTACCGACTTCGGTTTCAAACCGCACAACCGGCTCTGGTATGGGCTTACCACGGTATTGATATAAATATTGTCTCAATAAAGACAAACTACCGGTATAACCGAGTTCTTTGACTTCACGAAATAATACTTCACCAGAAAGGTGTACCGGTTTAGCTTGCGTAATACGCGAATGTAAGAATGATTTATAGGGTTCAAGCAATGAACGGCCTTTAGCTCGCGCTGTGTAAACGGGCGTATCTAATGCGGCTCGAAGGTAGCGCTTAACCGTGTTACGCGAGATGCCAAGTTGTTTAGCAATAGCACGTTGGGACAGGCCTTGTTGGTGCAAAATCTGAATTTTCATGAGCTCTTCTTTTGTGATCAAGGTGCCTCCGAAAAAGCACCATAGTGAAAACAAGTGGATCAGATTTCAATTGTTATAGTGGATCAGTTTTGCATTGTTGGTAACAATTCGCCAAAAGATTCCTTTTACAACCGATGGAGTACGCCTGAGGGCAAGTTGCTTTGCTTTATCTTTAATGTCAATAAAACTCATAATGAGCCTAACTAATATAAAAATCTTTTATGATTAGTAGCGTAAGAAGCTACACAAGCAGTGTTAAAGCTTTTCTTGGAAGAAAGATAAATATTTCGTTAGGATATCTGTAGCGTAGAGGTAGAATCGGGCTATCTTCAGAAAGTAGTTAAAGCGAAAAGCCTTTAAAA
This window harbors:
- a CDS encoding LysR substrate-binding domain-containing protein is translated as MTQNLISIEALVILDAIEYRGSYAAAAEQLNKVPSALSYVVQKLEEQLQVTLFQRQGRRAVLTPAGKHLLAEGRKILYAINALSEQTQTIANGWEPRIRIACDAIIDIQPVLQQINQFLTEHQNVEIDIQEQVMSGTWEVLIEDKVDLVIGAPGPVPNQKGIRAVKLTELASVLVAHKSHPLASINKTMQPSELSCYRSIIVHDSAKNEIPWSANIIEGSQHFFVSSVSQKVAAISAGIGIGYLPKYLIQNQLSSGELVIIELTEPRPTEDLYLAWKLTNKGKGLKRLTSLLLDKKFSLKGN
- a CDS encoding DoxX family protein — protein: MKNIINTITKTEQSVAALPLRLVAGILFVAHGAQKLFAWFGGYGLEGTGQWMESIGLAPGFLMALMAGSAEFFGGLLLIIGFLTRPTSFVLAITMIVAIFTVHINNGLFMSNNGYEFGLSLLAITVALLVQGGGKFSVDNQIQHALNTSK
- a CDS encoding T6SS amidase immunity protein Tai4 family protein, with translation MKQIITLAISVYSLAACSAQADMAFKHKNDLKLYQHYALTSCVATAFTQGAIYQQAVTALNGYREFGAMPLEAYEALIAPMQLWLKKDYASHSGIQNNLMKCIDFAESDQVSKLYREHS
- the dcm gene encoding DNA (cytosine-5-)-methyltransferase gives rise to the protein MQQNLKIDSIADFIKSVRTKLNLDKAELGHLINLNGAAVDTITAWEDGEKKPTRSKLKALEELEATLESYRKKAPFAYDESIQPKFKFIDLFAGVGGIRLPFQQLGGKCVFTSEIDKFAQKTYLANFGEMPSGDITKIDELNIPDHDILLAGFPCQAFSQAGLKQGFSDTRGTMFFEIQRILTKKRPKAFLLENVKQLQGHDKGRTLKTILEILRGEHKQEIPQDIPMNDKSRAALEQKLNYWVDVRVLRAGDFGVPQNRERVFIVGFDKDYFGPKVNFEDLYDWPIPPMSPTKVADILEDLSSIPAEEDKFTISDKLWEGHQKRKLEHQNKGNGFGYSLFNADSEYTNTISARYYKDGSEILIDQSNLNKNPRKLTPRECARLQGFPEQFIVDAVSQGQIYKQFGNSVCVKVIEAVAESIFNTITKAESQRALRVLC
- the istB gene encoding IS21-like element helper ATPase IstB, which produces MNLQLSRISALSAELQLAGIDTNACDLAQQAAKEEWDYLSFLEQALLCEKRSRHQRKQHMFTRMAGFPGNKTLEGFDFSFATGVPKKQVTELASLSFIERQENVVMLGPSGVGKTHIAIALGYKAVQAGIKTRFISASDLILQLATAQRQENYKQVMQRSVIAPRLLIIDEIGYLPFNAHEAKLLFDVIAKRYEKGSVILTSNLPFGQWGQVFANDTALTSAMLDRVLHHSHILQIKGDSYRIKEKKQAGLMDKPKE
- a CDS encoding glutathione S-transferase family protein, with the translated sequence MGLIVNGKWVNEWYDTKKSDGKFVRQASVFKNQISAEANSKFTPEAGRYHLYISLACPWAHRTMIFRKLKQLEDVISYSVVKPEMLDKGWEFGADGDPLYHLDYAYQLYLKADPSYEGRVTVPILWDKKTQTIVNNESVDIIRMFNSAFNELTGNNDDYYPAALQAEIDQVNARIYDTVNNGVYKAGFATLQSAYNEAYLALFDSLDWLEQRLSKQRYLVGEQITEADWRLFTTLIRFDAVYHGHFKCNRQKLSEFHNLRNYVNELYQVPGIKETVDLEYTKIHYYASHTSINPTQIVPLGCDQHFDAPHDRDRQYN
- a CDS encoding L-cystine transporter — its product is MPVTASVAAYFMLAIFVGLLFAIYLFSKQHSKQKNTLSKRVLLGLVLGSAFGLLLQFLFAEQPQVINQVLSWVALVGKGYVGLLKMLIMPLVFIFMIAAVVKLEQQGSLGKISFISISILLFTTALSALVAIAVTYGFDLNINGLIAGTREAAQISTLQNKAANVADLSVPQMLLSFIPQNPFADLSNLRSSSIIAVVIFGVLVGIAARKVMLEQAELAEPIRNGVNALQAIVMSLVKMVIALTPYGVAGLMANVIAQSSGSDIVNLLAFIVASYVAIFLMFIVHGALLSLAGVSPTAYFKKIWPVLTFAFSSRSSAATIPLNINVQVNQLKVPSAIANLSASFGATIGQNGCAGIYPAMLAMMVAPSVGIDPMTFEFIASLVGIVVISSFGIAGVGGGATFAALVVLPTMGLPIEIVALLISIEPLIDMARTALNVSGAMTSGVITSKLMQPSQQEKNLESALKQQPLFANKEA
- a CDS encoding LlaMI family restriction endonuclease, which translates into the protein MDVNKKTIIERFRANVKGRKNGAGGNVRHDGRDGYWLEQQMGILNNGNNAPDLLGYEMKNVTTSGKTTFGDWSPDKSLWGRQRVDPSIPKLDKDSEFLEWFGTPNPAKNNRKSWSGAVVPKIGAFNQYGQRLEITANEDIQAVYSFQHDQRHDKNQLIPHYLQKRVVLGQWSKNVIKNKLERKFNNKGWFKCLKDCNGYYNEIVFGAPINYSTWLPLVRTGVVYFDCGMYQTNPRPYSQWRANNIYWDSLIIDRY
- the istA gene encoding IS21 family transposase, which gives rise to MITKEELMKIQILHQQGLSQRAIAKQLGISRNTVKRYLRAALDTPVYTARAKGRSLLEPYKSFLHSRITQAKPVHLSGEVLFREVKELGYTGSLSLLRQYLYQYRGKPIPEPVVRFETEVGKQMQVDWGQMRGGKQPIHAFIAVLGFSRAMMVVFTDNMRYDTLEHCHRLTFDYFQGIPREVWYDNMKTVVVERNAYGEGQHKLNQAFYQFAKSMGFIPKLCHTYRPQTKGKVERMVRYVRDNFFRPFNTKLMALGQTLDVQSANEEVVIWLETVAHQRIHDTTKQKPAERLIEERKVLQALPPLILPLVASLDTSVPLPSLRVFNQQPLHHDLSVYDQLMEAI